The region GGCGCGCGATCTCGGCCGCCGCCTCGGCCGGGATCATCCCGAGCTCGGCCTGCGCCTCGGCCAGGGCGGTCTCGACGTCGTACCACTTCTGCACGCGGTTCCGGTCGGTGAAGATCGCCGCCATCTCGGGCGACGCACACCCCGCGCCGTAGACCTCGGAATCGACGATGTGGCTTCCCATGACGTCTCCTTGTGCCGGCCGAGGGGCGCAGGTCAGCGCTGCACCTCCGCTCACTCGAAGTACGGCAAGACCTGTTCCCCCAGGAGCCGGATGGACCGCAGCACGGCCGCCTGCTCCAGGCCCGGCCACTGCACCCGGAAGATCATCATCGTCGCCCCCAGCCGGTCACGATATCGCGCGATCTCGTCCCTGACCTCGGCCGGGTCGCCGACGATGAACCGGTCCCGGCTCAACTCTTCGATGCCGAGGCCGAACGTCTCGTTCTCCGGGTCGCGGTAGCCGAGCCCGACGCCCGCGATCAGACGTCCTCCGCAGATCACATCGAGGGTGGCGAGCTGCTCGGCGGCTTCCAGGGGGTGATACAGGGGCAGGACGAGGACGCCCGTTCCCAGCGTCAGCCCGTCCACCTCGGCGGCGACGCGAGCCAGCATCGGGACGGGCTGGAAGTAGGTGAACGGCGCCGAGAGATAATGCTGGCTGGCCCAGATCGAACTGAACCCGACCGACCGCGCCAGCGTCGCCTGCGCGAGGTGCTCGCGGAAGCGCGCGGCCTGCGCGTCCTGCGGGCGGTGCTGGACCGAGAGCGCCAGGCCGAACTTCACCCTGGGATCCGCGTCAGGCCGCCGATCCGCTCGGGCCCGGCTGCTCGACTCCCCCGAGGCGTCCCATCCGCCCTTCCGCGCGTGGCCATGGTAGCACGCCGGGGTGACGCGCAGTCAGCCCGCCGGGATCGGCCCGCTCTCCTGGATGTTCCGCTCCGAGCGGGCTTTGCCCGCGCAACCTCAGGAATCGGAGGGGGGCGCAGCCCCCCTCCGGGTTCAACTCAGAGGGTGATCAGCCCTCGGCGGGCGGCGAGGCTCACCGCCTCCGTCCGGCTCGCCGCCCCGAGTTTCCCGCAGATCGAGCCCACGTGGAACTTCGCCGTGTGCTCGCTGATGCCGAGGCGCTCGGCGATGCGCCGGTTGGACAGCCCCTGGGCCACGAGGTCGAGGACCTCGCGCTCGCGCGACGTGAGCGCCTCCGGAAGCCCGGCGAGACCGGCACCCGCTCCGCCGGGGGGCGACGCGAGCAGCCGCGCCGCCAGCGCAGCCGGCACGACGACGAGGCCCTGGGCCGCGGCCATCACCGCCGCGCGCAGCTCGGCCCCCGGCGCCTCGCGGGGGACGAGGGCCCAGCCGCGAAGCGGGAGCCCGCGCAGCGTCCCCGCCGGCCGCTCGTCGTCGGCGAGCGCGACGACGGCCCGCGTCCCGTCCTCGGCGATCGCGGCGGCGGCCGCCACCAGCAGTGCGCCGTCGCCGACCACGATGACCTCGGCGTCGGGCGGCGCGGCTTCCGGCGCCGGCCCGTCGCCCACCACCTCGAGTCCGGGCCCGTCGAGGAGGGCGCGGAGTCCGACGCGCAGGGCGGCGGTCGGGGCGGCGACGAAGACGCGGGTCATGGGGTCGATTCGAGCCAGGATCGGGCGACGGCGCTCGGGATGGCGACCGCGAGGTCGCCGCCGATCACCATCGCATTGAGCCCGACGACCTTGCCGCGCGCGTCGAGCAGGGGGCCGCCGGAGCTTCCGGGCGCGAGCCGGACGTCCGAGCGGATGCACGCGACCTCCCCGGCGCCGCCGGGGAGGTGGACAGGCCCGAGCCCGCTCACGATCCCGGCCGTCACCACCCAGGGCTGCCCCCACGGATGCCCGATCGCGAAGACCAGCTGGCCCACCCGCA is a window of Candidatus Methylomirabilota bacterium DNA encoding:
- a CDS encoding adenylosuccinate lyase, whose product is MGSHIVDSEVYGAGCASPEMAAIFTDRNRVQKWYDVETALAEAQAELGMIPAEAAAEIAR
- a CDS encoding LLM class flavin-dependent oxidoreductase; its protein translation is MKFGLALSVQHRPQDAQAARFREHLAQATLARSVGFSSIWASQHYLSAPFTYFQPVPMLARVAAEVDGLTLGTGVLVLPLYHPLEAAEQLATLDVICGGRLIAGVGLGYRDPENETFGLGIEELSRDRFIVGDPAEVRDEIARYRDRLGATMMIFRVQWPGLEQAAVLRSIRLLGEQVLPYFE
- a CDS encoding response regulator transcription factor; the encoded protein is MTRVFVAAPTAALRVGLRALLDGPGLEVVGDGPAPEAAPPDAEVIVVGDGALLVAAAAAIAEDGTRAVVALADDERPAGTLRGLPLRGWALVPREAPGAELRAAVMAAAQGLVVVPAALAARLLASPPGGAGAGLAGLPEALTSREREVLDLVAQGLSNRRIAERLGISEHTAKFHVGSICGKLGAASRTEAVSLAARRGLITL